A portion of the Pseudomonas koreensis genome contains these proteins:
- a CDS encoding methyl-accepting chemotaxis protein: protein MEQQYRQVDQVATASHEMSATAQDVARSAAQAAEAAKDADRATRQGLTVIDRTTASIDTLAADMSAAMVQVEGLAANSEKIGTVLETIRAIAEQTNLLALNAAIEAARAGEAGRGFAVVADEVRNLARRTQESVEETRQVIEQLQNGTQEVVGSMGNSHRQAQGSVEQVGQAVTALRQIGDAVTVISDMNLQIASAAEEQSAVAEEINNNVATIRDVTESLSGQANESARVSQSLNSLANQQQRLMDQFRV from the coding sequence ATGGAGCAGCAATACCGCCAGGTCGATCAGGTCGCCACCGCTTCCCACGAGATGAGCGCCACCGCCCAGGACGTCGCACGCAGCGCCGCACAAGCGGCCGAAGCCGCCAAGGACGCCGACCGCGCCACCCGCCAAGGCCTGACGGTGATCGATCGCACCACCGCGAGCATCGACACCCTCGCCGCCGACATGAGCGCAGCGATGGTGCAGGTCGAGGGCCTGGCCGCCAATAGCGAGAAGATCGGCACGGTGCTGGAAACCATTCGCGCCATCGCCGAGCAGACCAACCTTCTCGCACTCAACGCCGCCATCGAAGCCGCCCGCGCCGGTGAAGCCGGACGCGGTTTCGCCGTGGTTGCGGATGAGGTGCGCAACCTCGCCCGCCGCACTCAGGAGTCGGTGGAAGAAACCCGTCAGGTCATCGAGCAATTGCAGAACGGCACGCAGGAAGTGGTCGGCTCGATGGGCAACAGCCATCGTCAGGCCCAGGGCAGTGTCGAGCAGGTGGGCCAGGCCGTGACCGCTCTGCGGCAGATCGGCGATGCGGTGACGGTGATCAGCGACATGAACCTGCAGATCGCCAGCGCCGCCGAAGAGCAGAGCGCGGTGGCCGAGGAGATCAACAACAATGTGGCGACGATTCGCGATGTGACCGAATCGCTGTCTGGACAGGCGAATGAATCGGCGCGGGTCAGCCAGTCGCTCAACAGCCTGGCGAATCAGCAGCAGCGGTTGATGGATCAGTTTCGCGTTTGA
- a CDS encoding Na+/H+ antiporter family protein produces the protein MNAVIAAVGVMLILSLSRVHVVIALIVGALVGGLTGGLGIEATLKAFNSGLGGGATVALSYALLGAFAVAIAKSGLAHALADKALAMVDRQHATGGGNVKWLLIGLLWVVAIASQNILPIHIAFIPLLVPPLLYVLTKLQLDRRLIACVMTFGLITPYMFLPVGFGNIFLNEILLANVARSGVDISGINVTHAMGIPALGMLVGLGIAFISYRKKRVYDLAKIEQVEQTAVQYNPLSLMIAGVAIAAAFVIQLLLDSMIIGALAGFLIFSASGIVKWRETDDLFTEGMKMMAMIGFIMIASSGFGEVIKATGEVQTLVEASAAWIDHSKGVGALMMLLVGLLVTMGIGSSFSTVPILAVIFVPLCVQLGFSPIAIVCIVGTAGALGDAGSPASDSTLGPTSGLNIDGQHHHIWDTVVPTFLHYNLPLLAFGWVAAMVL, from the coding sequence ATGAATGCAGTCATAGCAGCCGTCGGCGTCATGCTGATTCTCAGCCTGTCGCGCGTGCATGTGGTGATCGCGCTGATCGTCGGAGCGCTGGTCGGTGGCCTGACCGGTGGCCTGGGCATCGAAGCGACGCTCAAAGCGTTCAACAGCGGCCTGGGCGGCGGCGCGACGGTGGCGTTGTCCTACGCCTTGCTCGGCGCTTTCGCCGTGGCGATCGCCAAGTCCGGCCTGGCCCATGCGTTGGCCGACAAGGCCCTGGCCATGGTCGACCGGCAACATGCGACCGGCGGCGGTAATGTCAAGTGGCTGCTGATCGGCCTGCTCTGGGTGGTGGCGATTGCTTCACAGAACATTCTGCCGATCCACATCGCGTTCATTCCGCTGCTGGTACCGCCGCTTCTCTATGTACTGACCAAGCTGCAACTCGATCGCCGTTTGATCGCCTGCGTCATGACCTTCGGCCTGATCACCCCGTACATGTTTCTGCCGGTGGGCTTCGGCAACATCTTCCTGAATGAAATCCTGCTGGCCAACGTCGCGCGCAGTGGTGTCGACATCAGCGGTATCAATGTCACCCACGCCATGGGCATTCCGGCGCTGGGCATGCTGGTCGGCCTCGGCATCGCGTTTATCAGCTATCGCAAGAAGCGCGTCTACGACCTGGCGAAGATCGAACAGGTCGAGCAGACAGCGGTGCAGTACAACCCGCTGAGCCTGATGATTGCCGGTGTGGCGATCGCCGCAGCGTTCGTCATTCAACTGCTGCTGGACTCGATGATTATCGGTGCGCTGGCCGGGTTCCTGATCTTCTCGGCGTCGGGCATCGTCAAATGGCGCGAGACCGATGATCTGTTCACCGAAGGCATGAAGATGATGGCGATGATCGGCTTCATCATGATCGCCTCGTCGGGTTTCGGCGAAGTGATCAAGGCTACCGGCGAAGTGCAGACGCTGGTAGAAGCCTCGGCGGCGTGGATCGATCACAGCAAGGGCGTCGGAGCCCTGATGATGTTGCTGGTCGGGCTGCTGGTGACCATGGGCATCGGCTCGTCGTTTTCCACCGTGCCGATTCTCGCGGTGATTTTCGTGCCGCTGTGCGTGCAACTGGGCTTCAGTCCGATCGCCATCGTCTGCATCGTCGGCACTGCCGGTGCGCTGGGTGACGCAGGATCGCCGGCCTCGGACTCGACCCTCGGCCCGACCTCGGGCCTGAACATCGACGGCCAGCATCACCATATCTGGGACACCGTCGTACCGACCTTCCTGCACTACAATTTGCCGCTGCTGGCGTTTGGGTGGGTGGCGGCGATGGTTCTCTAA